The Verrucomicrobiota bacterium genome contains the following window.
CTCTGGGCGGGGCGATTCGCAGGCTCCAACCTGAAGTCGTGATGCTGCCTCACGCGAAGCCGCGAAGGTTGCTCTTTGCTGTGCGGTCTAGTTTTTTCGGGAGAATGATTGTGATGTGGGGTGGCATTCCATCGAGGCTTCTTCTCTGTAACTCCTTGCGTTCAGGATTGCCTGAACGTGTAAGGCACTATTCTGACATTATGCTCGATATGGCAAGGGCATTGAATGTTCCTCCGGATGGAGTGAATCCAGAAATCTTTCTTTCCGATATTGAAAAGAAGAACGCAAGGAATCTGCTCCGCGAGAGGTTCGGTGATCGGAAGGTGTTGGTAATTCATCCCGGATGCGCGGGGAATACCTGCAATCTTCCGATTGATTCCTACACTGCTCTGGCGAGGAGGTTGCTTAGTTCAACAGATGTTGGGATTGTTTTTTCTGGCATTTCACCAGAGAGGGAGGTGTTTGTTGGCAAGCTTTCTGAGTTTGAGGGTAATGAACGCGTCTGGAATACGATGGGTGAGTTTTCATTGCGAAAATATTGCGGCATTATCGAAGCATCTGATCTTGTTGTCACACCTAGCACGGGACCACTTCATCTGGCTAGTGCCTTAGGGAGAAGTACGCTATCCCCCTTTTGCTGCAGAGCAGGTCTAAGCAAGGAAGTATGGGGAAACCTGAGCGCTAAAAGTATTGTGCTTGAGCCTCCAAGTCGTGTTTGTGCAGGACGAAACAAAGGAAAATACTGTGATTTTCAAGGATGTATCAATGTCGAAAAGCTTCTTCAGTCTTGTATCGATCTTCTTGCTATCGCTTGATTCTGATGGCGACAGCAGTTTCTTTAAGTAATTAGGGAGAGCAAAAGGTCTGCAACTTTCTTTGTTGTGGCTTGATCGAGATGGGAGTTTTGTTCTTTAGGAGGAAGAAATTCCATATCAGGGCCTAGGTCGTATTCCGAGTCGGGGCAATAGACCCCGGCTTCCATTCTGGAGAACCACGGATTGCGCACAAAGACAACAGGCACCCCCGCCGCATTGGCAAGATGGCGGGGGCCGGAGTCCGTGCTCAGGACGACATGGCATTTGGTGAGAAAGGCGATCAAGGCCCGAAGCTCCAGACGGCCCGCATTGATGCTGACCGGTAAACTGAGCGAGGATTGCAGTAATTTTAACTTCTCTGCGTCCTGAGCAGCGCCGCAGAGCACGATCTGAGCAGTGCTCGAACTGTGGAGTAGCTCCAGGGTCTCACGGAACTTCTCGAGCGGCCAGACACCAGTCGGTTGGCGCGTCGTGACAAAACAGGCCAATACCGGGCGATCATCTGCCAACTTGAGTTCGGACCAGAGGGCTTCTGCTTTCCTGTGATCCTGCTCAGTCAGAGTGACTTTCGGACGCAAATCCCAGTTGGTTTCTTGCTCAGTGAGTTGAGCCACGAGATCTCGGAAATAGGCAGGAAACGGTTGAGGGTAGTTGATCCTGATTGGATGGGTTACCAATCCGGACCATCCCTTGTGGACGTATCCGACTCGGTTTGGAATGCCCAGAAGCGTTGCCGTCAGCAGTGGGCGGCTGTAGGAGCCGCTGTCGTAGCAGATCGCGACATCATACTGCTCCTGCTTCAATTTCATGAAGTCCTCCGATCCATAGTACGGGATCTCCATCCGGTGGATTTTCCGGAATGCATGATTGGCCTCTAGTACCTGCGCGGCCGGTTCCGGTGCCAAAATATCCCAAGTACAGTCCGGGAAACCCTTCGCCAATTGCATCAGGGAGGATGTGCGGTATAAGATATCTCCGATATGATTCGCGCCGATCAGAAGCCCTTTGCGCCATCTCTCCGGAGAGGTGGAGGAGCCCGACCACCATCTGGAGCCCATTCGCAGCATTGGGGCAAGCGCCTCGGTTGCATGGGCGCAAAGCAGTTGCCTGTGGCTTCGGAAACACTCAGGAATCATCTCTATGGGAGATCCTGCTCGTGCTTTCATTTCCCTGCAAGGAGCGAGAATGGCTTAGGTTATTTAACCGCCTATCGTGATTAATCATGGGTAAGCAATCATTCAATCCGGCTAGCGGGCAATTCATGATCTGGGGAGTGATTGCACTGGGATTGTACGCCGCACTCCAGGCGGGAAATATCATTGCCGATGACGGTTACGGAACGATTCTAATCTATCTCGGAGCCCTGATCGGGGTGATCGCCGTCCTGACCATCAGGCAGTATTGGTGGATTCCCCTTTTTCTGATCACCGCGGTGAGTTTTTCTACCTCGGTCGGATTCAAGCTTCAGGGAACCGATATCGCGGCCATGCTCGCTCTAGCCGCTCTCCTGGCGATGGTCTGCATGGGGCAACTCAAGTCAAAGCATGCCGAGTCGAACTTAGGTTTCTTTTTTTACTTATTGCTGCTCTATGTGGGAATGCATGCCGTGCTCTTCGGCTTGCAGAACTATTACAGCGGAGACACGCAGTTCAAAAACATCGTGAAGGCCTACTACGGGGCGTTTATGCCCCTAGTGATTATTTGGTTGATGGACCGATACGCCCATGAAAAGGGAATAAAGGGAGTGATCCTGACTGGAACGATCCTGAGCGTGATTTTTGGCATCATCGCTCTTGTCATGCACCTTGCCGGGTATTCCCTGCCGATTATTGGCGGGGGAACACTTGATTTCAGCTGGGCAAGCGCGGGGAACGCAATCGGCTATCTCCGATGGGTGATCCTGCCATTCCTGATGCTCGCGATCTGCATGGTATCCTGCAGGTCTCTTTCTGCCGGAAGTAAAATCTTATATAGGGTATCCATAGGAATTCTGATTCCACTCAATGTTTTCGGTGGTGGACGTGTGGCTTTAATCAGCCTTCTGCTTTTTATTGTTATCTGGTTTGGCATCCGGAAGAAGTGGCAGCAGGTTATCATCACCGGATGGATCACCATGCTGGCAGTAATGGCACTAGTCCTGATGGGCCACACCATTGATGCAAGAACTCTCCAGAATATGCCGGAGAGTTTCAAGAATGTGCAACGCGCCGTCTCGATCTTCCTGCCGGCGGATCAGCAGAATGATGACCAGACAATGACCGAGGGGAGCAATGTGTGGCACGAGGATCTGGTGAAGGGATCCTGGGACTATGCCATGAAGAATGCCTCCACAATGATTTTCGGCAACGGCTACAAGGGATGGGATGATTCGATCAACATCAACATGTTCACCTACGGGGCGGCCTATGACTCGGCGGTCCAGATGGCTATTCGAATGGGGATGTCGGAAACAATGTTTTTCAGTGCATTGGCGATTTTCGGATGGCTGGGTGTGGTGCTCTACTATGCCTTCATGATCGAACTGCTTCGCAGAAGCCGGCGGGTCATTCATCTCTGCTCCCAAGGCACGATGGCGAGGAGTCTCTGCGAGTTTTCGTTCTGCAGTATCCTGGTGACCATCATTGTCTCCCCGATCGGAGGGGCGATTCCCTCGTACGGCCTGATCTACTGGATGCTAGGATTCACTGCTGCCGAGCCGTACCTGGTGAGGCGTGCGAGCGGGGCTGTGGCAAAAGGCGCTGTGTATCTAGGATCAAAGCGGGCCATCGCTTAATTGAAGGGGTGCTGCTCATTACGGTGGCCATAAATTTCTTCCAATCCTTTAATATAATTTTCTACACTACGACTCTGTTGCGGCCATCCTAACTTAACGCTCTTAAAGCACCAAAAACCTATTATGTATGATCGAGTTAGCCTGGCTTAACAAACTGCACTGGCGGTTCAAGTATGCTTGGAACCTTGGTCTTGGTTCCACAACGGTCTGTTTTCTACAAAAAATCCGTCAGTCCATCGGTCGTCAAACTCGTCCCTACAAGCTACTTTGTAAATACATTAAGCATCCACTTCTCTGCCGTCCAGGGACAAGCGACAGGAAGGTGTTTTTACAGATTTTTGCTGACCGCGACTATCAATGTCTCGACGAAGTTCAAAGCGCTCAACTTGTGATCGATTGCGGCGCGAACGTCGGATATTCATCGGTTTATTTCCTCAATCGATTCCCCAGTGCAAAGGTTATCGCGATTGAGCCCGATCCCAATAATTTCGCCCTTCTAAAGGCCAATGTCGCGCCTTATGGCGACCGCTGCGAAACTCTACAGACCGCAGTGTGGTCGAGCGAGACTGACCTTGTGATCTCCGAGGTGCCATTTCGCGATGGGCGAGAATGGTCAAAAACGGTGCGTCCGATAAGAACTGGCGAGACCGGCTCCATGAGGGCAATCAGCATCGGCTCGGTTTTGAAAGAAAGCGGCCTCCAGCGAATCTCAATCCTCAAGTGCGATATCGAGGGAGCTGAAATCCAGGTTTTCTCTTCCGGTTTTGAGTCATGGCTAGGCAAGGTGGACAATCTTGTGATCGAGTTGCATGGTGATGAGGCGCGGGCTATCTTTCTAAGAGCAATCTCCCATGAAGGATTTCAAACTTCAGAGTCGGGCGAGCTTTTTGTATGCCGTCGCGCTACCTCCATCCCTTAGAGGAGTGGTTAGCGCCCACCACACAAAATAGGTGCAATAAAGAATCGTGCCGTAAATTCAGTATTACGAAGCAGATTCCGGTATTCTATCAAAATCCTTTTTTAAAATATGATCAGATTTTTCAGTCAATCCACTAATTCAACGATAATTTCTTGCCCCGCATGGTCTTTAGGGTTGATTAAACTTGGAGACCAGCACTCTAAATTAATCAAATCAGCGCGCTCACGACACTCTATTCATCTGAAAAAAGATCGTCCATTCGTTCCCATTCAGCGAAATCTCTTACGAGATTTTACTCATGAGATTGACGAACATCTCCTCGTAGCTGGTGGTGATGACCTCCCAGTCATAGAGACTCGCCACCCGTTCGCGGGCAGCTAGCCCCAGCCGTCGGCGTTCCGCCGGATTGTCAAGAAGCCCTGAGATTGTTTCGCGAAGGCTCTCTATTTCGCGATCCTTTTCGAATACAGCCACCGCCTCGCCTCCCACTTCGAGGTTTGCGGCCGAGTTGCGTATGACGATGCAGTTTCCGAATCCCATCTGATCCAATAGGACGGGTCTTGTTCCGTCGATGCCGCTGGGTAGACAGAAGAGTGACGCCGATCTGCTGATGGCGGCATAGTCGTCGGCAAATACGTACCCGGCAAAGACGACCCTTCCGTCGGCTGCCTCGCGAAGGGATTGCTTGTACGCCTCGGAGTAGGGTGCATCGCCCACGATAACGAGTTTCTTGTCCGTTTTGATTTGCTTGAATGCCTCGATGAGGAGTTCGGCCCGGTTCTCCGGCACAAGTCGGCTGACGAAAAGAACGTATCCGTCCGGCTCTAGGCCTAGCCGCTTGAGGATGTCGCTCGGGGGAGTTTCAGTGGGAATATTAGCCCCGTAGGGGACATAGACCGTCTCGCATCCGTAGAGTTCGCGGTATCGCTTCTGGATGACTTTGGCATCGGCAACGACGATGTCTGCAAAACGAGCTGCCCAGGACTCGCTCCAGAGAAGCCATCGGGAAGCAAATCCGCTCCATTTCTTGCGGGCCCAGTCTTCCCCGTCGACATTGATGATCGTGGGAATGCCAAGCCAGCGGCAAGGGAGGCAGAAGATGGCATTGCCAACGCCGCAGAAGTAGGCGATATCCGGGCGCTGGAAGGGTAGCAAGAGCACGGACAGAAAAGTGTGGACGATGGTGTCGAGGGACTTCTTGTTGATGGTGGGAAGCCTGATGATGCGAACCCCCTTGTAAGTGCGGTCCTTGAAGGGCACGAACGGGTAGCGGTTGAAGACCACGACCTCGTGACCGCGCTTCACAAGCCTTATGGAAAGCTGCTCGTAGAAGGTTTCAAACCCGCTGTAACGGGCCGGTATGCCACGGGATCCGAGGAATGCGATTTTCATGTGGGTCGAGGGGTGGCTTTTAAGTCGTAATTCGTGCAATGCGTTCCCATGCCCGGACCGTTGGTGCGGCAAGTCGCTCCAAGGTGTAGGAAGCCGCGTGGAGAATCCCTTCGGCCGAGAGTGAACTGCGTTTCGTCTCATCTTTCCTCAACATGAGGATGGTCTCTCCGAGGGCCGCTTGATCGGTTACATCGGTGTAGCAAGCCGCTGTCCCACAGACTTCCGCAAGCGCCGAATGTCGGCCGAGGATCACAGGCGTGCCACAGGCCATCGCCTCAATGGGGGGGAGCCCGAAGCCTTCAAATAGGGAGGGATAGACAAAAAGCAACGCTCCCGAGTAGAGGGCGGGAAGATCCTCCTCCGGTAAATATCCGGTGAAAACAATCCGATCGCCCGATGCATCACCGATGCCGGCCTCACTGAGGATCTCATCAAAGAGCCAAGCCTTCTTTCCGGTGATGACGAGTGAAGTCTCCTTCATTTCGGGTCGGTCCATGATTCGTCTCCAGGCGCGGATCAACGAGATGATGTTTTTGCGCGGCTGGAGATTCCCAAGCGCAAGGATGTAGCGTTCGGGAATGCCCAATCTGGAACGGAGGCCCCTTATTTTTTCCGTTTCAGCGCGCTTGTAGTGCGGGGGAAGGGCGTTGGGAGTGACGATGACTTTTTCCGAAGGGATCCCCAGTCGCCGGATAATATCCTCTCTGCAAAATTCGCTGATGGTCATCACGATATGCGAGGTTTTTGCGGATCGGGGGATCGTCGCCCGGAATCGTGCAACCTCGCCTCGGGTGAACCACTCAGGGTTATGTTCATAGGAGAGATCGTGGATCAGCAGGGAGACCGGACATCCCGAGAGCAGGGGGGAGACATACTGAAGATGAATGAGATCCAGGCCGTCACGAAACGATGCCAGAGGGAGGTCTAATCCGAGGCGTTTCAGCGGATTTGGAGAGACTTGATGGCGCTCGGCGCCTTGCAGGAGATCGCCGGCGATACGATTGGCGGTCGAGTGGCTGACGTACAGGACGTAGTCATGCTCTGGATGGGCATTTAAGCCCTGGAGGAGACATCGCAGGTAAGTTTCGTTTCCTCCGAGGTTTGATCCTAGGGCATGGGCGTCAATCCCGATCCTGAGCCGTTTTTTGGAGATGGAAGATGTCGCCATTTGTTGGATAATATATCCACCGTGCAAATAACCATAACCCGTCTATTTTGTCGCTCTCGCATTGCTTGGGGACACAGCTCGGGCGTTTCCAATTCGTGATTGCTCTTCTTAAGAGACTGCTTCTTGCCATGGCCCGCCTGATCGGAGCTGAGGTGACCGATGAGCGTACCGGTGGAAAGCTTGGCAGGGCACTCTGTCTTGCGGGTCCATGGGGAATCTGGATGATCGGACTTCCCCATGCCGTCCGGATGATGTTTATTCCGGAAAAGACAACTCTCTACACGAGGCACCGCATCGGATTCGCCACGCATGAGGAACCAGACTATGCCTCACTGCATGAGGGGGGAGACGTTCGATCCGATTCACTCCTGTGGGCCATTATCGTACACCAGCAACCCGAACAGATAGAGGCACTCCTGGGCTACTGGGAATCGCTCGGATATTCCCGAGATCGGATGCTAATCGTCCATGCAGGCAAAAAGGCCGACTTTGAAGCCATGGACATTCCGAACAAGGTCTTCGTGGAGGATGCCGAGATCAGGACGACCCATCACCCTCTGGAGAGGCAGAGTTACCACGGCGTCTTCCGTGAAGTGACCGCTTGGATGAGCGGAAAGGATTTCGGCGCTGTGGTATTGGTCGAGTATGACCACCTACCGCTTGTTCCCGACTGGGGTGAGAAACTGTGCGGCTTGATGGAGAGGGAACGAGCTGATGTGCTCTGTCACCATCTTACCCGTGTGGATGACACCAATGCCTCGCACTACCTCTACCACCTTCAGGATCGTCGCTTCCGCAATCTCTGGAAGAATTTGTCACTCAGGGAGGAAAAAGCCGTGTTTTTCAATGCCATCATGACCGGATCGGTGTGGCGTCGGGACGCTTTTGAGGCGGTCGCCGCGCACCAAGAGCCATTTCCTGTCTATCTGGAACTCTACCTGCCATCCCTGGCTCATCATCTGGGATATAGGGTGCGAGGACATGGTGATCAGGATCCCTTTATTCAGGTTGTGCCGAGGGAGGATCCCTTTTCGGATCGATGGGTTCAGGAAGGCGCATGGTCGCTCCATCAGGTGAAATCCCTTGTGGGATTCTCTGGAAAGAGTCGGTAAATCCTGCAGACTGATAACAACATGATGGCTCACCCTCTCACCCAGGAATCGTCAGGGAACAACCATGACCTGCGCAGGAAATTGATCGCTGCGGCCTTGGTTTCTCTAGGCATATTTGTCGTGTTTTATACCTTTGTGAAATACACAACGGGTTATGGTCAGACAAGGGGTACCATTTTCACTCAGATGCATTTGCAATGGCAGCTGGAGGAGTGGGGCCACTGCATGATGGTTCCTTTCGCCGCGGGGCTCATTGTGTTTTTGGACCGGGCCAAGCTATTGACCCTTCCCATGGTCGGAGCGGCGTCCGGTTTCTGGATCCTGTGCTCCGGGTTCTTCCTCTACTGGTTCGGCTACAAGGCCGATAACATTTACTTCTCCTATGCGGCAGCGCAGATCCTTCTCGCAGGACTGATCGTCTGGTTTGGCGGGTGGGGATGGATGAGGGAGTTGAGTTTTCCGTGGCTGTTTCTGATCTTCATGTGGCCCCTGCTGTTCCTCGAGAACTTCATCTCCTTTCCGCTCCGCATGCTGGTGAGTCACGCAGGGGTCGTGATCCTGAATCTCACGGGCGTTCCCGCCGTTCTTAACGGTACGGGGATACTTTCTGCGGCTGACCCCCTGCTTCACCTTGCCCAGGGTGAGAGGTTTGCCGTCGATGTCGCTCTCCCGTGCAGCGGGATGAGGTCCCTTTTTGCCCTGCTGATGGTCAGCGCCCTGTACGGGTATTTTTCGATCAAGGGAGCATGGGGGCGCCTGACCCTGTTTCTTGTGTCGATCCCGCTCGCGATTGCCGGGAACATCTGCCGGATCGTCATGCTGACGGTCGGCACCATGATCATGGGATCGGAGAGGGCGATCGGAAGCCTAGAACATCCCAGCTTCTTCCACATGCTGGCTGGTTATGTGGTTTTTCTGGTGGCTCTGGGAGGCATGGTCTTGGTAGCTGGATTGATCAATTGGGGCGCTTCCAGAACTCGAGCTTCCTCGGGGGTGACGAAAATCGCCGCCTCCACCCCGGCATCACCGGAAAATCCAAGCGAGCTTAACTAATCATGACAACCGGAGAAAAGAGCCTCATGTCTCTCACAAACAGAATTCCGTTTTGCCGTGAACTCGTCGTCGTTGTGATGGCGGGAATCACCCTGTTTTTCTGCTTCCATGGGGGGGCTGTCAAGAGCGGTCCAGAATCCGGAGTCATCATGAATCTTCCCGAGGTTCTGCTCGGGATGCAGGGAACCGAGGTGCCGGTTTCCGAGGGTGAGAAAGCGATTCTTCCGAAGGATACCGAGATAGCGAAGAAACAGTATCATTCGGGGGATGACCACTTGCTCTCCGTACAGATCGTCCTTGCGGGGGGCGAGAAAAGGAGCATCCATCGTCCGGAAATCTGCCTGCCCGCTCAGGGATGGACTTTGGATTCGGGGAACATGGTCCCCGTGAAACTTTCCAACGGAAAGAAACTTGAGGTGATGCGTCTTACCGCTAGGCGCCCGATCATGCTCAACAACGGAAGCAAGGCTGAGCTCGAGAGTGTCTTCTATTACTGGTTCGTGGGGCACAACGCCACGACCCCGTATCATCTTAAGAGAATCCTTCTGACCAACCTCGATATGGTCTTTCACAATGTGAATCACCGATGGGCCTATGTGATGGTCTCCGCCCCCGTACTCAAGGGATTGGTCCCCGGCGGCAATGACCTCAATCAAACCGACGAGATGCTGGACAATGCTGTTCGGGAGTTGGCCCCGGAAATCATGAAAAATCTATGAAACAAAGAGATGTCCGCGTGGATTTCATCGGAGAACTGCTCATTCCCACGGCTTACCTTTTTGTTGTTTTGGGCCTAGATTACACATCAAGGCACTCCACCATAACCCCTCTCTTTGCGGTTATAGGATTGATGGTGATGGCATTCTGCCTGCGCCCATCGTGGATGGTTGCTTGGGGCTTTGTGTATTCACTTGTTGTCGCCTGCATCTTTCTGATTCCGACATGGACTTCTTTTTTCAACAGCTCCAATACTCACGCTGAATCACTAACTCCTCTTGTGAGAACAGGGACTTTTGTGGTGGGGGCAACGCTTGCGACGCTTCTTTGCTTCTCTCTCAACCGAGCCAGATCCTTAAGCCGGAATTTGCGCAAGTTGATTGAAGGGGTGCCGACTCCCTTGATCGCTTCCGATGTCAACGGAAGGATCTTTCTGATTAACCGCACTGCGTCCGAGTTGCTGGGACTTGATGACAAGGGAAAAACCACCGAGTCGTACTTTGAACTGCTTGCCCCCAAAAACCGTAAGGGGAAAACCGTTGCCGAATATCTTTTGCGGTTCGAGAACCCGTCAATCAGCGACCCCCTCGTTCTTGAGTGCCTCGGGGTTGTCTATCACGGCTCTACCCTATTAATCGGTTCGAGTGATCCTCCACTTTTGATGACCTCGCTTGAAAGGAAATCCGTTTTGGAATCAACTCCCGAGTAGGCGGGTTGAACGCTCCCCCTGCGACCAGATGATGATGCCCTCGCCGCGAGCGGAAAGAGTCCTTCTGGTCGATGGTCACTACTACCTCTATCGCTCCTTCTTTGCGATCCGGGGTCTGACGAACTCGCGTGGCGAACCAACCAACGCAATCTATGGATTCGTGAAGGCGTTGCGGCGAATGCTCTCGGATCTGAAGCCCGACTACGCGGCTGTCGTCTGGGATGCCGGCCTGCCGGAGCGTCGCACTCAATTACAGCCTGAGTACAAGCAGCATCGGGACGAGATGCCGGATGATCTGGAGGTCCAGCAGGAGCCGATCCAGAAAATCGTTCCCCTACTCGGGGTGGCCAGTGTCTTCCTGCAGAACCATGAGGCGGATGATCTCATCGCTTCCTATGTAGTGGAGGCTAGCCGTCGCGGAATGGAATGTGTGGTGGCAACCAATGACAAGGACATCCTCCAGATGGTTCGCGAAGGGGTCTCTATCTACTCGACCGCCAAGGCCGATGTGGGCGAGGGGAATGGGGGATTCAAACTTCTTGGGATTCCCGAGGTGACAGCGAAGTGGGGGGTGGAGCCTTCGCTCATTGCCGATGTCCTGGCCCTGACGGGAGACTCAGCGGATAACATCACCGGAGTGGCCGGTGTGGGCGGTAAGACGGCAGCCAAATGGATCGCTCAGTACGGATCACTCGACCGCATCCTTGAGGGTAAGGAGCTGGACCCTAAGGTACGTGAGAAGGTGGAGGCCTCCCGTGAGCTGATTCTCCAGAACCGCCAGATGGTGGCTCTTGATCTGGATTTACCGCTGCCGCTACCGATTGCAGAAATGAAGCTTAGCCCTCGTTATCCTGAGCTGATCGAGGCGCTGCGGAATTGCGAATTCCGTTCACTGGTTGCCGAAGTGGAGCGCGAGGCGTCCACAGCCCAACTTCCATCTTCTATCGTCCATCCCCCCTCTCCAATTCCCGATCCCCATTCCCCATCACCTATCTCCCATCACCTATTCCCTCACCCTCCAGCCCAAGGAGAGCTCTTCTGATGAGGAAGAGTCTTGTTTTTGGCGCGGGACAGGGGGCTCGTCTGGCGGTGCTGGATCTCATCAAGCGCTCCGCGAATGGTCTTGGTGTGAAGCAGATTGCGGCTGAATTGGGCATGAGTTACATGGGGGTGAAGGCGCATTGCCTTGCTCTCGCCTCCGAGAAGTATCTGAGCACTTGGAGGCAGCCTGCTCCCAAGGGGCGCCCTCTGATGTTCTATCGATTGACGGAATCTGGAGAGCATCTCTTTGCAGAACCGGGTCTTGAATTGGCGATGGGACTGCTGCGCGATGCTGAAAAACTCTTTGGCTCTTCTGCTCCGCAGAAGCTGCTGACTCTCCATTACCGTTCCGAGGCCGAACGATATAACGCGATGATCTCTTCTCCGGAAGTCACTGAAAGAATAAGGGCCTTTGTCCGACTGCGTGATCGGGAAGAAAGAATGTCAGTGTTCTGGGGCAATGAGACTGGATGGGAGATCCACGAGTATCACAACCCCCACGCTGCTCTCATGCGGGAGTATCCTGCGGCGATTAACCTAGAGGAAGCAATGATCGGCGAGGTTCTGGGAGTGCCAGTTCGCAGAAGCGAGGAGGGAAACCGGATTATTTTTTCAACCTGCTAGGGAATCTCCTGATCGATCTCTTGCAGGCACAAAACTCCTGCCGAGAATGTGGTGGTGAATCAAACGGAGTGCCTCCCGCAGGGGCGCGGATCAAGGCTCAGAGTTTTTGGACTGATTTAA
Protein-coding sequences here:
- a CDS encoding EpsI family protein, whose product is MSLTNRIPFCRELVVVVMAGITLFFCFHGGAVKSGPESGVIMNLPEVLLGMQGTEVPVSEGEKAILPKDTEIAKKQYHSGDDHLLSVQIVLAGGEKRSIHRPEICLPAQGWTLDSGNMVPVKLSNGKKLEVMRLTARRPIMLNNGSKAELESVFYYWFVGHNATTPYHLKRILLTNLDMVFHNVNHRWAYVMVSAPVLKGLVPGGNDLNQTDEMLDNAVRELAPEIMKNL
- a CDS encoding glycosyltransferase family 9 protein, producing the protein MIPECFRSHRQLLCAHATEALAPMLRMGSRWWSGSSTSPERWRKGLLIGANHIGDILYRTSSLMQLAKGFPDCTWDILAPEPAAQVLEANHAFRKIHRMEIPYYGSEDFMKLKQEQYDVAICYDSGSYSRPLLTATLLGIPNRVGYVHKGWSGLVTHPIRINYPQPFPAYFRDLVAQLTEQETNWDLRPKVTLTEQDHRKAEALWSELKLADDRPVLACFVTTRQPTGVWPLEKFRETLELLHSSSTAQIVLCGAAQDAEKLKLLQSSLSLPVSINAGRLELRALIAFLTKCHVVLSTDSGPRHLANAAGVPVVFVRNPWFSRMEAGVYCPDSEYDLGPDMEFLPPKEQNSHLDQATTKKVADLLLSLIT
- a CDS encoding exosortase/archaeosortase family protein; the protein is MMAHPLTQESSGNNHDLRRKLIAAALVSLGIFVVFYTFVKYTTGYGQTRGTIFTQMHLQWQLEEWGHCMMVPFAAGLIVFLDRAKLLTLPMVGAASGFWILCSGFFLYWFGYKADNIYFSYAAAQILLAGLIVWFGGWGWMRELSFPWLFLIFMWPLLFLENFISFPLRMLVSHAGVVILNLTGVPAVLNGTGILSAADPLLHLAQGERFAVDVALPCSGMRSLFALLMVSALYGYFSIKGAWGRLTLFLVSIPLAIAGNICRIVMLTVGTMIMGSERAIGSLEHPSFFHMLAGYVVFLVALGGMVLVAGLINWGASRTRASSGVTKIAASTPASPENPSELN
- a CDS encoding FkbM family methyltransferase, producing the protein MIELAWLNKLHWRFKYAWNLGLGSTTVCFLQKIRQSIGRQTRPYKLLCKYIKHPLLCRPGTSDRKVFLQIFADRDYQCLDEVQSAQLVIDCGANVGYSSVYFLNRFPSAKVIAIEPDPNNFALLKANVAPYGDRCETLQTAVWSSETDLVISEVPFRDGREWSKTVRPIRTGETGSMRAISIGSVLKESGLQRISILKCDIEGAEIQVFSSGFESWLGKVDNLVIELHGDEARAIFLRAISHEGFQTSESGELFVCRRATSIP
- a CDS encoding PAS domain-containing protein yields the protein MKQRDVRVDFIGELLIPTAYLFVVLGLDYTSRHSTITPLFAVIGLMVMAFCLRPSWMVAWGFVYSLVVACIFLIPTWTSFFNSSNTHAESLTPLVRTGTFVVGATLATLLCFSLNRARSLSRNLRKLIEGVPTPLIASDVNGRIFLINRTASELLGLDDKGKTTESYFELLAPKNRKGKTVAEYLLRFENPSISDPLVLECLGVVYHGSTLLIGSSDPPLLMTSLERKSVLESTPE
- a CDS encoding glycosyltransferase, whose amino-acid sequence is MKIAFLGSRGIPARYSGFETFYEQLSIRLVKRGHEVVVFNRYPFVPFKDRTYKGVRIIRLPTINKKSLDTIVHTFLSVLLLPFQRPDIAYFCGVGNAIFCLPCRWLGIPTIINVDGEDWARKKWSGFASRWLLWSESWAARFADIVVADAKVIQKRYRELYGCETVYVPYGANIPTETPPSDILKRLGLEPDGYVLFVSRLVPENRAELLIEAFKQIKTDKKLVIVGDAPYSEAYKQSLREAADGRVVFAGYVFADDYAAISRSASLFCLPSGIDGTRPVLLDQMGFGNCIVIRNSAANLEVGGEAVAVFEKDREIESLRETISGLLDNPAERRRLGLAARERVASLYDWEVITTSYEEMFVNLMSKIS
- a CDS encoding glycosyltransferase family 4 protein, translated to MATSSISKKRLRIGIDAHALGSNLGGNETYLRCLLQGLNAHPEHDYVLYVSHSTANRIAGDLLQGAERHQVSPNPLKRLGLDLPLASFRDGLDLIHLQYVSPLLSGCPVSLLIHDLSYEHNPEWFTRGEVARFRATIPRSAKTSHIVMTISEFCREDIIRRLGIPSEKVIVTPNALPPHYKRAETEKIRGLRSRLGIPERYILALGNLQPRKNIISLIRAWRRIMDRPEMKETSLVITGKKAWLFDEILSEAGIGDASGDRIVFTGYLPEEDLPALYSGALLFVYPSLFEGFGLPPIEAMACGTPVILGRHSALAEVCGTAACYTDVTDQAALGETILMLRKDETKRSSLSAEGILHAASYTLERLAAPTVRAWERIARITT
- a CDS encoding flap endonuclease — its product is MPSPRAERVLLVDGHYYLYRSFFAIRGLTNSRGEPTNAIYGFVKALRRMLSDLKPDYAAVVWDAGLPERRTQLQPEYKQHRDEMPDDLEVQQEPIQKIVPLLGVASVFLQNHEADDLIASYVVEASRRGMECVVATNDKDILQMVREGVSIYSTAKADVGEGNGGFKLLGIPEVTAKWGVEPSLIADVLALTGDSADNITGVAGVGGKTAAKWIAQYGSLDRILEGKELDPKVREKVEASRELILQNRQMVALDLDLPLPLPIAEMKLSPRYPELIEALRNCEFRSLVAEVEREASTAQLPSSIVHPPSPIPDPHSPSPISHHLFPHPPAQGELF